A window of Lentibacillus sp. Marseille-P4043 contains these coding sequences:
- the ptsP gene encoding phosphoenolpyruvate--protein phosphotransferase, translating into MATIDGIAASNGIAIAKAYQLVTPDLSFDKKTIDNPNAEIERLDKALEISKQELEKIKAHAKQEIGDEHAEIFSAHLLVLSDPELINPIKDKIKSENVIAESALDETANMFIDMFKNMDNEYMRERAADIQDVTKRVMAHLLGVTFPDPALIDEEVIVIARDLTPSDTAQLNRQFVKGFATDVGGRTSHSAIMARSLEIPAVVGSKEITNVVSQGDMVIVDGIEGTVKINPSDEELSKYKEKQANFAKQKEEWAKLKDEPTITSDGEQVELVANIGTPEDITGVLANGGEGVGLYRTEFLYMGKTELPTEDEQYDAYKSVLEQVGNKPVVVRTLDIGGDKELSYLDLPKELNPFLGFRAIRFCLENESVFRTQLRALLRASVHGNLKIMFPMIATLDEFRQAKAILLDEKDNLTSEGVDVSDDIEVGIMVEIPSTAVIAKQFAKEVDFFSIGTNDLIQYTMAADRMNERVTYLYQPYHPAILNLVNNVLEAAHGEDKWVGMCGEMAGDPIAIPILLSLGLDEFSMSATSILPARTQIRDLSQEKLVSYKDKLLGMGTAEEVVEFVKEKTE; encoded by the coding sequence ATGGCAACGATTGACGGAATTGCTGCATCAAATGGAATTGCAATCGCCAAAGCTTATCAACTTGTTACACCTGATTTGTCATTTGATAAGAAGACGATTGATAATCCCAATGCAGAAATCGAACGTTTAGATAAAGCACTGGAAATATCAAAGCAGGAATTAGAAAAGATCAAAGCACATGCCAAGCAGGAGATTGGCGATGAGCATGCGGAAATTTTCTCAGCACATTTACTTGTTTTAAGTGACCCAGAATTGATTAATCCTATCAAGGACAAAATTAAATCTGAAAATGTTATCGCTGAAAGTGCACTAGATGAAACAGCAAACATGTTTATCGACATGTTTAAAAATATGGATAATGAATACATGCGTGAACGTGCAGCTGATATTCAAGACGTGACAAAACGAGTGATGGCACATTTGTTAGGCGTTACATTTCCCGATCCTGCATTAATTGACGAAGAGGTAATTGTAATTGCGCGTGATTTAACCCCATCAGATACCGCACAGTTAAATCGCCAATTTGTAAAAGGTTTTGCTACTGATGTAGGTGGTCGTACATCCCATTCGGCAATTATGGCAAGATCATTAGAAATCCCGGCTGTAGTTGGATCTAAAGAAATCACCAATGTCGTTTCCCAAGGTGACATGGTTATTGTGGATGGGATAGAAGGAACTGTTAAGATCAATCCATCTGATGAGGAACTATCCAAGTACAAGGAAAAACAAGCGAATTTTGCCAAGCAGAAAGAAGAATGGGCAAAACTAAAAGATGAACCAACCATCACATCTGACGGCGAACAAGTAGAATTAGTAGCTAATATTGGTACCCCCGAAGACATAACAGGCGTTTTAGCCAATGGCGGAGAAGGTGTTGGACTTTACCGAACAGAATTTTTATATATGGGCAAAACTGAATTACCGACTGAAGACGAACAATATGATGCCTATAAATCAGTATTGGAACAAGTAGGTAATAAGCCGGTTGTTGTCAGAACGTTAGATATTGGCGGTGACAAAGAATTAAGCTATTTAGACTTGCCAAAAGAACTTAATCCATTTTTAGGTTTTCGCGCTATTCGTTTTTGCTTAGAAAATGAATCCGTATTTAGAACCCAATTACGTGCCTTGTTACGAGCAAGCGTGCACGGAAATTTAAAAATTATGTTCCCAATGATTGCAACACTAGATGAATTCCGTCAAGCTAAAGCAATTTTGTTAGATGAGAAAGACAATTTAACTTCTGAAGGCGTAGATGTTTCGGATGATATTGAAGTTGGAATTATGGTTGAAATCCCATCTACGGCAGTAATCGCCAAACAATTCGCTAAAGAAGTAGACTTTTTCAGTATCGGTACAAATGATCTGATTCAATATACGATGGCCGCAGACCGTATGAACGAACGCGTTACTTACCTTTATCAACCATACCATCCAGCAATATTGAATTTAGTCAACAATGTACTCGAGGCAGCGCACGGTGAAGACAAATGGGTTGGCATGTGCGGTGAAATGGCTGGCGATCCAATTGCTATACCAATTCTCTTATCCCTTGGCCTTGATGAATTCAGTATGAGTGCAACATCAATTTTACCAGCACGGACTCAGATTCGTGACTTATCACAAGAAAAATTAGTTTCCTATAAGGACAAGCTTTTAGGAATGGGAACTGCAGAAGAAGTTGTGGAATTTGTGAAAGAGAAGACGGAATAA